From the Desulfosarcina sp. BuS5 genome, one window contains:
- a CDS encoding cobaltochelatase subunit CobN, translating into MTRDLPYTGFYHPDSKVIHKDIAGYIDWYEKNKLKDPEKKKRHRAGIFFSRHQIEKKNLCGIDALIKEVEKYNIIPVPVFSQQKEHASEDCLGYNVDLNQLKNTDVIINCVSSFLFQTDMTADNNKTVLDLIDAPVFQAISSSGRSEAEWRGSPQGITAMNQIYWVAQPEFNGTIEPTVIFAKDRESKDRYASLLPVKERIEFFTRRIKNWLKLKELPKNKRKITILLHNNPCAGTEASLGGANGLDSFESVVKLMKHLADQGYHIENMPENGKALTDEFLDKKAVSEFRWTTVEEIVDKGGAAFFIDPDKYAYYFNQLSEINRKKMIENWGEPPGKGMVYGDRIVVTGLTFGNIKVMAEPKRGCYGARCDGEVCKILHNPEIPPTHQCYAVFKWIQENSDIIISTGTHGYIEFLPGKASGMSSDCFPEIITGDVPHIYIYTSKNPNEAIIAKRRAYAVITDHIIPYMQSAKLYDELCEMDDLLLQYNNAALLNESGRKKILCDDIRNLAVKLKLLTASEKHPLENMKDDEVVEKVHDKLFLLRDSSINDGLHILSKTNDNEKTARMIVAILKYDGSLPSIRRCILDIMDLNYDEIIKNPRETQLLDKCEKIAFLLVENLLRNNRVDEDFIALQFKNIKFNRSKINRLLILLTWIKDKLYPDLMKTDREIPQIENAMDKRYISPGPGGTLTHGKTDVLPTGRNIYSIDPRKIPTKAAYKIGVKLADEILNKYIKEENKYPEKIGMVLWSLDAYMADGEQLAQILHLIGARPLWNESGIVTGVEPVPLQELNRPRIDVTIRTSEIFRDTLPNLVELLDSAVVMIANLKEDAAKNYILKNANEYKKIAKKENKSKLANEALNRAATFRIFAAKPGAYGNGIKLMIAASAWKTIKDLAETFIDHGGFAYGQDLFGQKAHGEFAHNLKTITTVFHKTETDETDPLGCCYNDFQGGMTAAVRALSNSTPKVLWGDTKDPANPKVRELSEEIERVIRVKLLNPQWIDGMKKHGYKGAQDMAHKAAAVYGWDATSDVVDDWIFDELTKKHLLDKEMREFYEQNNPWALEELARRFLEAEQRGLWKADPQVLKDLKEIYLEIEGWIEEKMGDVEGDFQGGSVDIFTSEDVKNWGEKMKEVRNEK; encoded by the coding sequence ATGACCCGGGATTTGCCATATACAGGATTTTATCATCCGGACAGCAAGGTTATACATAAAGATATCGCCGGATATATTGATTGGTACGAAAAAAATAAACTAAAAGACCCGGAAAAGAAAAAACGCCATAGAGCAGGTATCTTTTTTTCACGGCACCAGATTGAAAAAAAAAATTTATGCGGTATAGACGCCTTGATTAAAGAGGTTGAAAAATACAATATAATTCCGGTGCCGGTCTTTTCGCAGCAAAAGGAACATGCAAGCGAAGATTGTCTGGGGTATAATGTAGATTTAAACCAATTGAAAAACACCGACGTTATAATCAATTGTGTTTCATCTTTCCTGTTTCAAACAGACATGACAGCCGATAACAACAAAACAGTGCTTGATTTAATTGACGCGCCGGTTTTTCAGGCGATCTCTTCAAGCGGCAGAAGTGAAGCGGAATGGCGTGGCAGTCCCCAGGGAATAACTGCAATGAACCAGATTTACTGGGTTGCTCAGCCTGAATTTAACGGCACAATAGAGCCTACTGTTATCTTCGCAAAGGACAGGGAAAGCAAAGACAGATACGCCTCATTGTTGCCTGTAAAAGAGCGGATAGAGTTTTTTACGCGGCGTATAAAAAACTGGCTGAAATTGAAAGAACTGCCGAAAAATAAAAGAAAAATTACTATTCTGCTTCATAACAACCCCTGTGCGGGAACCGAGGCTTCGCTTGGTGGAGCCAACGGGCTTGATTCGTTTGAAAGCGTGGTAAAACTAATGAAGCATCTCGCTGACCAGGGCTATCATATAGAAAATATGCCGGAAAACGGCAAAGCTTTGACAGATGAATTTTTAGACAAAAAAGCTGTCAGCGAATTCAGGTGGACTACAGTCGAAGAGATAGTTGATAAAGGCGGAGCCGCGTTTTTTATAGATCCTGATAAATATGCTTACTATTTCAATCAATTATCCGAAATAAACAGGAAAAAAATGATTGAAAACTGGGGAGAGCCGCCAGGCAAGGGTATGGTGTACGGTGATAGAATTGTAGTTACAGGTTTAACTTTCGGCAATATAAAAGTGATGGCTGAACCCAAGCGCGGCTGCTACGGAGCGCGCTGTGACGGCGAAGTGTGCAAAATACTGCATAACCCCGAAATACCGCCTACGCACCAGTGTTACGCAGTGTTCAAATGGATACAGGAAAATTCGGATATTATTATTTCAACCGGTACACACGGGTATATAGAGTTTCTCCCGGGCAAGGCAAGCGGCATGAGTTCCGACTGTTTTCCCGAGATAATCACAGGGGATGTGCCGCACATATATATCTATACAAGCAAAAACCCCAACGAGGCGATCATAGCAAAGCGCCGCGCGTACGCTGTTATAACAGACCACATTATCCCGTACATGCAGTCTGCAAAATTGTATGATGAACTCTGTGAAATGGATGACCTGCTTTTACAATATAATAATGCGGCCCTTTTAAATGAAAGCGGCAGGAAAAAGATATTATGCGACGATATACGCAATCTCGCGGTAAAATTAAAGCTGTTGACTGCCTCCGAAAAACACCCCCTCGAAAATATGAAGGACGACGAGGTGGTTGAGAAGGTTCATGATAAATTGTTTTTGCTGCGCGATTCAAGCATAAACGACGGGCTGCATATATTGAGCAAAACCAATGATAATGAAAAAACAGCCAGGATGATAGTGGCGATACTCAAATATGATGGAAGCCTGCCGTCAATCAGGAGATGTATCCTTGATATCATGGATTTAAACTATGATGAGATTATCAAAAACCCCCGGGAAACACAGCTCCTTGATAAATGCGAAAAAATCGCGTTCTTGCTTGTGGAAAATCTATTAAGGAATAACCGGGTTGATGAAGACTTTATTGCCCTTCAATTCAAAAATATTAAATTCAATCGATCAAAGATTAACAGGTTGCTTATTCTGCTGACATGGATAAAAGATAAACTATATCCGGACTTGATGAAAACGGATCGAGAGATACCGCAGATAGAAAATGCCATGGACAAACGCTATATCAGTCCCGGCCCCGGCGGAACACTGACGCACGGCAAAACAGATGTCCTGCCTACAGGTAGAAATATCTACAGTATTGACCCGAGAAAAATTCCTACAAAAGCAGCTTATAAAATCGGCGTAAAACTGGCGGATGAAATACTGAACAAGTACATCAAGGAAGAAAATAAATATCCGGAAAAGATAGGCATGGTATTGTGGAGTCTGGATGCATACATGGCGGATGGTGAGCAGTTAGCCCAGATACTGCATTTGATTGGCGCGCGGCCTCTCTGGAACGAAAGCGGCATAGTGACAGGGGTTGAACCCGTACCCTTGCAGGAGTTAAACCGGCCGCGTATCGATGTTACCATCAGGACAAGCGAAATATTCAGGGACACATTGCCGAACCTGGTTGAACTGCTCGACAGCGCTGTTGTAATGATAGCAAATCTTAAAGAAGATGCTGCGAAAAATTATATTCTTAAAAATGCAAATGAATACAAAAAAATCGCAAAAAAAGAAAATAAGTCAAAACTGGCGAATGAAGCGCTGAACCGCGCTGCAACTTTCAGGATATTTGCTGCAAAGCCCGGCGCTTACGGCAACGGTATAAAACTAATGATAGCGGCAAGCGCGTGGAAAACGATAAAAGATTTAGCCGAGACTTTTATAGATCACGGAGGATTTGCTTACGGCCAAGATCTGTTTGGTCAAAAGGCTCACGGCGAGTTCGCCCATAATCTAAAGACTATAACAACAGTATTTCATAAAACAGAAACCGATGAAACCGACCCTCTCGGCTGTTGTTACAACGATTTCCAGGGCGGTATGACAGCTGCTGTCAGAGCGCTTTCAAATTCAACACCAAAAGTGCTCTGGGGTGATACCAAAGATCCCGCTAACCCGAAAGTGCGTGAGTTAAGCGAGGAGATAGAACGGGTTATCAGGGTTAAACTGCTTAATCCCCAGTGGATCGACGGCATGAAAAAGCACGGCTACAAAGGCGCGCAGGACATGGCGCATAAGGCGGCAGCGGTTTACGGGTGGGATGCCACATCAGATGTCGTAGATGACTGGATTTTCGATGAGCTGACAAAAAAACATCTCCTTGATAAAGAGATGCGGGAGTTTTACGAGCAAAACAATCCCTGGGCGCTTGAAGAGCTTGCACGCAGATTTTTGGAGGCGGAACAGCGTGGTCTGTGGAAAGCCGACCCGCAGGTGTTAAAGGATTTAAAGGAGATCTATCTTGAAATTGAAGGCTGGATAGAAGAAAAAATGGGAGATGTTGAAGGCGATTTTCAGGGCGGCTCAGTCGATATTTTCACATCTGAGGACGTAAAGAACTGGGGAGAAAAGATGAAAGAGGTGAGAAATGAAAAATAA